One segment of Streptomyces sp. NBC_01463 DNA contains the following:
- a CDS encoding TOBE domain-containing protein has protein sequence MHTYRIGEAATLLGVSADTVRRLVDGGKLTAERDELGRRTIPGRALAAHAKYMHRVERESAASSARDRLSGIVTDVLLGDVSAQVEIQAGPFRVVAPVSRESAEELKLEPGVPAVAVIKSTNVVAERPWTVRQDRR, from the coding sequence ATGCACACCTACCGGATCGGGGAAGCGGCCACCCTGCTCGGTGTCAGCGCCGACACCGTGAGGCGCCTCGTCGACGGCGGGAAACTCACCGCCGAACGCGACGAGCTGGGCCGCCGGACCATCCCCGGACGGGCCCTGGCCGCCCACGCCAAGTACATGCACCGTGTGGAACGGGAGTCCGCGGCCTCCTCGGCCCGCGACCGGCTCTCCGGCATCGTCACCGATGTGCTGCTCGGCGACGTGTCGGCACAGGTGGAGATCCAGGCCGGGCCGTTCCGGGTCGTGGCGCCGGTCAGCCGCGAGTCGGCTGAAGAACTGAAGCTGGAGCCCGGTGTTCCGGCGGTTGCCGTGATCAAGTCGACCAACGTGGTCGCCGAGAGACCCTGGACGGTCCGCCAGGACCGCAGGTGA
- the modA gene encoding molybdate ABC transporter substrate-binding protein, with the protein MTRTARRTRRTLQVAGAGAAALLALSACSSSDDSSSAASDSSASSSDKLSGTVTVFAAASLKESFTALGKEFEKENPGTKVTFSFGGSDSLAASITGGAPADVFASASPKTMKIVTDAGDASGTPATFVRNQLEIATLPGNPDKVSSLKDLTKSGLKVVLCDKEVPCGAAAQKALDASKLKLTPVSYEQDVKSALTKVELKEADAAVVYKTDVHAAGDKVEGVDFPESADAINDYPIVELKDTKNAEAAKAFIALVRSAQGQQVLTGAGFLKP; encoded by the coding sequence ATGACCCGTACCGCGCGCCGGACCCGCCGGACACTTCAGGTGGCCGGTGCAGGCGCCGCTGCCCTGCTGGCCCTGAGCGCATGTTCGTCGTCCGACGACTCCTCGTCGGCCGCATCGGACTCCTCCGCGTCCTCGTCGGACAAGCTGTCCGGGACGGTGACCGTCTTCGCCGCCGCCTCCCTCAAGGAGAGCTTCACCGCGTTGGGCAAGGAGTTCGAGAAGGAGAACCCCGGAACGAAGGTCACCTTCAGCTTCGGCGGCAGCGACTCCCTCGCCGCGAGCATCACCGGCGGTGCCCCGGCCGACGTGTTCGCCTCTGCCAGCCCCAAGACGATGAAGATCGTCACCGACGCGGGCGACGCCTCCGGTACACCCGCGACCTTCGTGCGCAACCAGCTGGAGATCGCCACCCTGCCGGGCAACCCGGACAAGGTCTCCTCCCTGAAGGACCTCACCAAGTCCGGCCTCAAGGTGGTCCTCTGCGACAAGGAGGTGCCCTGCGGCGCCGCCGCCCAGAAGGCCCTCGACGCGAGCAAGCTCAAGCTCACCCCCGTCTCCTACGAGCAGGACGTCAAGTCCGCGCTGACCAAGGTCGAGCTGAAGGAGGCCGACGCGGCCGTCGTCTACAAGACCGACGTGCACGCAGCCGGCGACAAGGTGGAGGGCGTGGACTTCCCCGAGTCCGCGGACGCCATCAACGACTACCCGATCGTCGAGCTCAAGGACACGAAGAACGCCGAGGCCGCCAAGGCGTTCATCGCCCTGGTGCGGTCGGCCCAGGGTCAGCAGGTCCTGACCGGGGCCGGGTTCCTCAAGCCGTGA
- the modB gene encoding molybdate ABC transporter permease subunit, producing MTKPNKADAATGTLQGRPRRRRARTGGGRGVPLPLLVPALLGLAFLIVPLIALLVRAPWTSLPELLTSAEVWQALQLSLVCATAATAVSLVIGVPLAWLLARVEFPGRGLVRALVTLPLVLPPVVGGVALLMALGRNGIVGKTLDDWFGITLPFTTAGVVIAEAFVAMPFLVISVEGTLRAADPRFEEAAATLGASRFTAFRRVTLPLIAPGIAAGAVLAWARALGEFGATITFAGNFPGRTQTMPLAVYLALQSDPEAAIALSLVLLTVSIAVLAGLRDRWMTAG from the coding sequence GTGACGAAGCCCAACAAGGCCGACGCCGCGACCGGCACCCTCCAGGGCCGGCCGCGGCGTCGGCGCGCCCGGACGGGCGGCGGTCGTGGCGTGCCGCTGCCGCTGCTGGTGCCCGCGCTGCTCGGTCTGGCCTTCCTGATCGTGCCACTGATCGCGCTGCTCGTACGGGCCCCGTGGACCAGCCTGCCCGAGCTGCTGACCAGCGCCGAGGTCTGGCAGGCGCTCCAGCTGTCCCTGGTCTGCGCCACGGCCGCCACCGCGGTCAGTCTGGTCATCGGCGTGCCTCTGGCCTGGCTGCTGGCCCGCGTCGAGTTCCCCGGCCGCGGTCTCGTACGGGCCCTCGTCACCCTGCCGCTCGTCCTTCCCCCCGTGGTCGGCGGTGTCGCCCTGCTGATGGCACTCGGCCGCAACGGCATCGTCGGGAAGACGCTCGACGACTGGTTCGGCATCACCCTGCCGTTCACCACGGCGGGAGTCGTGATCGCGGAGGCGTTCGTCGCGATGCCGTTCCTCGTCATCAGCGTCGAAGGCACCCTGCGCGCCGCCGATCCGCGCTTCGAGGAGGCCGCCGCCACACTCGGCGCCTCCCGCTTCACCGCGTTCCGCCGGGTCACGCTGCCGCTGATCGCGCCCGGCATCGCCGCGGGCGCGGTACTGGCATGGGCCCGCGCCCTGGGCGAGTTCGGCGCGACCATCACGTTCGCCGGCAACTTCCCCGGCCGTACCCAGACCATGCCGCTGGCCGTATACCTGGCGTTGCAGAGCGACCCGGAGGCGGCCATCGCCCTCAGCCTGGTCCTGCTCACCGTGTCCATCGCGGTGCTGGCCGGCCTGCGCGACCGTTGGATGACAGCAGGATGA
- a CDS encoding ABC transporter ATP-binding protein, whose product MTKTPEPARDIRADRPEEGLDAHLVVERGAFRLDVTLTVAPGEVVALLGPNGAGKTTALRTLAGLTPLTGGHLRLDGAALERTPPESRPVGVVFQDYLLFPHLTALDNVAFGPRCQGASKAAARAQAAEWLGRLGLADHADARPRKLSGGQAQRVALARALATRPRLLLLDEPLAALDARTRLEVRSQLRQHLAEFEAVAVLVTHDPLDAMVLADRLVVVEDGQVVQEGAPSHIARHPRTDYIAQLVGLNLYRGTADGHTVRLDAGPAVATTEDLSGPVFVAFPPNAVTLHRDRPAGASARNLWHCRIAGLETHGDQIRADLTGELPLAADLTTASAAELDLRPGAEVWATVKATQTHAYPV is encoded by the coding sequence ATGACCAAGACTCCCGAGCCCGCCCGGGACATCCGTGCCGACAGGCCCGAAGAGGGCCTCGACGCCCACCTCGTCGTCGAGCGCGGCGCCTTCCGGCTCGACGTGACGCTGACCGTCGCACCCGGCGAAGTCGTCGCCCTGCTCGGCCCGAACGGCGCCGGCAAGACCACCGCCCTGCGCACCCTCGCCGGCCTCACCCCGCTCACCGGCGGCCACCTGCGCCTGGACGGCGCCGCGTTGGAACGCACGCCGCCGGAGTCACGCCCCGTCGGCGTCGTCTTCCAGGACTACCTGCTCTTCCCGCACCTCACCGCCCTGGACAACGTGGCCTTCGGACCGCGCTGCCAGGGCGCGAGCAAGGCGGCGGCACGGGCACAAGCCGCCGAGTGGCTGGGGCGGCTGGGTCTCGCGGACCACGCCGACGCCAGGCCGCGCAAGCTGTCAGGCGGCCAGGCCCAGCGTGTCGCCCTGGCACGCGCGCTGGCCACCCGCCCCCGGCTGCTGCTCCTGGACGAGCCGCTGGCGGCACTGGACGCACGCACCCGGCTGGAGGTCCGATCGCAGCTCCGGCAGCACCTGGCCGAGTTCGAGGCCGTCGCCGTCCTGGTCACGCACGATCCACTGGACGCCATGGTGCTGGCCGACCGTCTGGTCGTCGTCGAGGACGGCCAGGTCGTCCAGGAGGGGGCGCCGTCCCACATCGCCCGCCATCCCCGTACGGACTACATCGCCCAGCTGGTCGGCCTGAACCTCTACCGGGGTACGGCCGACGGCCACACCGTCCGCCTCGATGCCGGGCCCGCCGTCGCGACCACGGAGGACCTGTCCGGCCCGGTCTTCGTCGCCTTCCCGCCGAACGCTGTCACCCTCCACCGCGACCGCCCCGCCGGCGCGAGCGCCCGCAACCTCTGGCACTGCCGGATCGCGGGTCTGGAGACCCACGGTGACCAGATCCGCGCCGACCTCACCGGAGAGCTGCCGCTCGCCGCGGACCTGACCACGGCCTCAGCCGCGGAACTCGACCTGCGTCCGGGGGCGGAGGTCTGGGCGACGGTGAAGGCGACGCAGACCCACGCCTACCCGGTCTGA
- a CDS encoding class I SAM-dependent methyltransferase has protein sequence MHTYDGRGDAGYGAIGSLAAPVRRPDGRIARVIAQALGDARIVLNVGAGTGSYETAAHTITAVEPSPAKRARRPARLATAIDAVAEDLPFAQGHFDAAMALFSVHEWDDVEAGLREMRRVTRGPVAVLTCDPARVRDFWLYEYAPDVLEIEAGRYPSLDRLTTALGGATTIQSVPVPLDCTDGFNEAYYGRPEMLLNPAARQGCSAWSFIDDRARQDFDISLRRALGSGAWDEAFGHLRSRPVYDGSLVLLRATP, from the coding sequence ATGCACACCTACGACGGCAGGGGCGACGCCGGCTACGGGGCCATCGGATCCCTAGCCGCTCCCGTTCGCCGCCCGGACGGGCGCATCGCCCGCGTCATCGCCCAGGCTCTCGGTGACGCGCGCATCGTCCTCAACGTCGGCGCGGGCACCGGATCGTACGAGACCGCGGCACATACGATCACGGCCGTCGAGCCGTCCCCGGCCAAACGTGCCCGGCGGCCGGCCCGCCTCGCCACCGCCATCGACGCAGTCGCCGAAGACCTCCCCTTCGCCCAGGGACATTTCGACGCGGCGATGGCCCTCTTCAGCGTTCATGAGTGGGACGACGTCGAGGCGGGACTGCGCGAGATGCGACGCGTCACGCGCGGCCCTGTCGCCGTACTGACCTGCGACCCCGCACGCGTGCGCGACTTCTGGCTCTACGAGTACGCCCCCGACGTCCTGGAGATCGAGGCCGGCCGCTACCCGTCCCTGGACCGGCTCACGACCGCGCTCGGCGGAGCCACCACCATCCAGTCCGTGCCGGTGCCGCTGGACTGCACCGACGGCTTCAACGAGGCGTACTACGGCCGCCCCGAGATGCTCCTGAACCCCGCCGCCCGCCAGGGCTGCTCCGCCTGGAGCTTCATCGACGACCGGGCGCGTCAGGACTTCGACATCTCCCTGCGCCGCGCGCTGGGTTCAGGTGCCTGGGACGAAGCCTTCGGCCACCTCCGCAGCCGGCCGGTCTACGACGGATCCCTCGTCCTCCTGCGCGCCACCCCGTGA
- a CDS encoding SCO1431 family membrane protein produces the protein MTATAAATTTSARRRTRTGGPEDRSKLLENLAGWTLVVVIAMLVTQLGLM, from the coding sequence ATGACCGCGACCGCCGCCGCAACCACCACTTCCGCCCGCCGCCGCACCCGTACCGGCGGGCCCGAGGACCGCTCCAAGCTGCTGGAGAACCTCGCCGGCTGGACGCTCGTCGTCGTCATCGCCATGCTCGTCACCCAGCTCGGCCTGATGTGA
- a CDS encoding glycoside hydrolase family 18 protein: MTGLHRPGARLRALAAAACTAALGAALLGVAGTGSAGAAPAAAQAAAPAAAPAAPTAAGSKVVGYFTNWGVYDRNYHVKNIETSGSADKLTHINYAFGNVQGGKCTVGDSYADYEKTYTADQSVDGVADTWDQDLAGNFNQLRKLKKLHPDLKVIWSFGGWTWSGGFGEAAQNPAAFAESCYNLVEDPRWADVFDGIDIDWEYPNACGLTCDTSGRDAYGNLLAALRSKFGTDNLVTSAITADGSEGGKLDAVDYGGASKSVDWYNPMTYDFFGAWDAKGPTAPHSPLTSYTGIPKEGFNSTAAIDKLKAQGVPASKLLLGIGFYGRGWTGVTQDEPGGTATGAAAGTYEAGIEDYKVLKNSCPATGTVAGTAYAHCGTNWWSYDTPATIGTKMAYKNEQGLGGTFFWELSGDTTNGELIKAIN, encoded by the coding sequence ATGACCGGACTGCATCGCCCGGGAGCCCGCCTCAGGGCCCTCGCCGCTGCCGCCTGTACCGCCGCCCTGGGCGCCGCCCTGCTGGGCGTCGCGGGCACCGGATCCGCAGGCGCGGCCCCCGCCGCCGCGCAGGCGGCCGCACCGGCAGCAGCACCGGCCGCCCCCACAGCGGCCGGCAGCAAGGTGGTCGGATACTTCACCAACTGGGGTGTCTACGACCGCAATTACCACGTCAAGAACATCGAGACCTCCGGCTCGGCCGACAAGCTGACGCACATCAACTACGCCTTCGGCAACGTTCAGGGCGGCAAGTGCACGGTCGGCGACTCCTATGCCGACTACGAGAAGACCTACACCGCCGACCAGTCGGTCGACGGGGTCGCGGACACCTGGGACCAGGATCTGGCCGGCAACTTCAACCAGCTCCGCAAGCTGAAGAAGCTGCACCCGGACCTCAAGGTGATCTGGTCGTTCGGCGGCTGGACCTGGTCCGGCGGTTTCGGTGAGGCCGCGCAGAACCCGGCCGCGTTCGCCGAGTCCTGCTACAACCTGGTGGAGGACCCCCGCTGGGCCGATGTCTTCGACGGCATCGACATCGACTGGGAGTACCCGAACGCCTGCGGTCTGACCTGCGACACCAGTGGCCGTGACGCCTACGGCAACCTGCTGGCGGCGCTCCGCTCCAAGTTCGGCACGGACAACCTGGTCACCTCGGCCATCACCGCGGACGGCTCCGAGGGCGGCAAGCTCGACGCCGTCGACTACGGCGGCGCTTCGAAGTCCGTCGACTGGTACAACCCGATGACGTACGACTTCTTCGGCGCCTGGGACGCGAAGGGCCCGACGGCCCCGCACTCCCCGCTCACCTCCTACACGGGCATCCCCAAGGAGGGCTTCAACAGCACGGCGGCCATCGACAAGCTGAAGGCGCAGGGCGTCCCGGCGTCCAAGCTGCTGCTCGGCATCGGCTTCTACGGCCGCGGCTGGACGGGCGTCACCCAGGACGAGCCGGGCGGCACGGCCACCGGTGCGGCGGCGGGCACGTACGAGGCGGGCATCGAGGACTACAAGGTCCTCAAGAACAGCTGCCCCGCCACCGGAACGGTCGCCGGCACGGCGTACGCGCACTGCGGCACCAACTGGTGGAGCTACGACACCCCCGCCACCATCGGCACGAAGATGGCGTACAAGAACGAGCAGGGGCTGGGCGGCACCTTCTTCTGGGAGCTGAGCGGTGACACCACCAACGGCGAGCTGATCAAGGCGATCAACTAG
- a CDS encoding acyl-CoA dehydrogenase family protein — MSDRAPQLVERRLPTEESRQLIALVRDIAQREIAPRAAEEEDAGRFPREVFTLLSESGLLGLPYDSAHGGGDQPYEVYLQVLEELSAARLTVGLGVSVHSLACHAVAGYGTKDQQTEHLPAMLGGGLLGAYCLSEPASGSDAASLTTKAVRDGDDWVITGTKAWITHGGVADFYTVLARTGAEGARGITAFLVPGDAAGLSAALPEKKMGMKGSPTAQLHFDGVRVPDARRIGEEGQGFAIALSALDSGRLGIAACAIGVAQAALNEAVAYATGRKQFGRPIADFQGLRFMLADMATQIEAGRALYLEAARLRDAGSPFSRQAAMAKLFCTDAAMRVTIDAVQVLGGYGYTLDFPVERLMREAKVLQIVEGTNQIQRMVIARHLAGPETR; from the coding sequence ATGTCCGACCGTGCCCCGCAGTTGGTGGAACGTCGTCTGCCCACCGAGGAATCCAGGCAACTCATCGCGCTCGTCCGCGACATCGCCCAACGGGAGATCGCGCCGCGGGCGGCCGAGGAGGAGGACGCGGGCCGGTTCCCGCGCGAAGTCTTCACCCTGCTCTCCGAGTCAGGACTGCTCGGCCTGCCCTACGACTCCGCCCACGGCGGCGGCGACCAGCCGTACGAGGTCTACCTCCAGGTCCTCGAAGAGCTCAGCGCCGCCCGGCTCACCGTCGGACTCGGCGTCAGTGTCCACTCCCTGGCCTGTCACGCGGTCGCCGGCTACGGCACCAAGGACCAGCAGACCGAACACCTCCCGGCGATGCTCGGCGGCGGCCTGCTGGGCGCCTACTGCCTCTCCGAGCCCGCCTCGGGTTCCGATGCCGCGTCCCTGACCACCAAGGCCGTCCGGGACGGCGACGACTGGGTGATCACCGGCACCAAGGCGTGGATCACCCACGGCGGCGTCGCCGACTTCTACACGGTCCTGGCCCGCACCGGAGCCGAGGGTGCCCGCGGCATCACCGCATTCCTCGTCCCCGGCGACGCGGCGGGGCTGAGCGCCGCCCTCCCCGAGAAGAAGATGGGGATGAAGGGATCGCCCACCGCCCAGCTGCACTTCGACGGGGTGCGGGTGCCCGACGCGCGCCGGATCGGTGAGGAGGGGCAGGGCTTCGCGATCGCCCTGTCCGCGCTCGACTCCGGCCGGCTGGGCATCGCGGCCTGCGCCATCGGTGTGGCCCAGGCGGCGCTGAACGAGGCCGTCGCCTACGCCACCGGGCGCAAGCAGTTCGGCCGCCCCATCGCGGACTTCCAGGGACTGCGGTTCATGCTCGCCGACATGGCCACCCAGATCGAGGCGGGCCGCGCGCTCTACCTCGAGGCCGCCCGGCTGCGCGACGCCGGCAGCCCCTTCTCGCGTCAGGCGGCCATGGCCAAGCTGTTCTGCACGGACGCGGCGATGCGGGTCACCATCGACGCCGTCCAGGTGCTCGGCGGATACGGCTACACGCTGGACTTCCCCGTCGAGCGGCTGATGCGCGAGGCGAAGGTGCTGCAGATCGTCGAGGGGACCAATCAGATCCAGCGGATGGTCATCGCCCGCCACCTCGCGGGTCCTGAGACCCGCTGA
- a CDS encoding Lrp/AsnC family transcriptional regulator, which yields MEELDRQIVELLVKDGRMSYTDLGKATGLSTSAVHQRVRRLEQRGVIRGYAAVVDPEAVGLPLTAFISVKPFDPSAPDDIAERLAGVPELEACHSVAGDENYILKVRVATPLELEHLLTRIRSLAGVSTRTTVVLSTPYEARPPQI from the coding sequence ATGGAGGAGCTGGACCGTCAAATCGTGGAGTTGCTCGTCAAGGACGGGCGGATGAGCTACACCGACCTGGGCAAGGCCACCGGCCTGTCCACCTCGGCCGTTCATCAGCGCGTCCGCAGGCTGGAGCAGCGCGGGGTGATCCGGGGCTATGCCGCGGTCGTCGACCCCGAGGCCGTCGGGCTGCCCCTGACCGCGTTCATCTCGGTGAAGCCCTTCGACCCGAGCGCTCCCGACGACATCGCGGAACGGCTCGCCGGTGTCCCCGAGCTGGAGGCCTGCCACAGCGTCGCGGGCGACGAGAACTACATCCTCAAGGTGCGGGTCGCGACCCCGCTGGAGCTGGAGCACCTCCTCACCCGGATCCGTTCGCTCGCCGGGGTGTCCACCCGCACCACCGTGGTGCTCTCCACGCCCTACGAGGCGCGCCCGCCGCAGATCTGA
- a CDS encoding amidohydrolase codes for MTESTAPQSEHRTVLLRGGDVHSPADPFATAMVVERGHVAWVGSEGAADAFASGVDEVIDLEGALVTPAFTDAHVHTTSTGLALTGLDLSGARTLGEALALVRTYVAAHPAGGVVLGHGWDATRWPEQRPPSRAELDEAAAGRAVYLPRVDVHSAVVTTALLDLVPGVTAMTGYRPDAPLTGAAHHAVRAAAHGAVSPRQRADAQRAALARAASLGIGTVHECGGPDISDEEDFISLLKLAAGQPGPRVFGYWAERVGDEKDAQRVRELGAVGAAGDLFVDGSLGSHTACLHEPYADAPVSGTAHLDAAQIAAHVAACTGAGLQAGFHAIGDAALTAVVDGFRAAAEKVGLGRVRAARHRIEHAEMLTPETVAAFAELGLTASVQPAFDAAWGGEEGMYARRLGAGRARTLNPYAALLRAGVPLAFGSDSPVTPLDPWGTVRAAAFHRTLEHRISVRAGFTAHTRGGWRAVGRDDAGTLVPGAPADYAVWRTDELVVQAPDDRVARWSTDPRSGTPGLPDLSPGGELPVCLRTVVFGQTVYVRPNE; via the coding sequence ATGACCGAGAGCACCGCCCCCCAGAGCGAACACCGCACCGTGCTGCTGCGCGGTGGAGACGTCCACAGCCCCGCCGACCCCTTCGCCACCGCCATGGTGGTCGAACGGGGGCATGTCGCCTGGGTGGGCTCCGAAGGGGCCGCCGACGCCTTCGCGAGCGGCGTCGACGAAGTGATCGACCTCGAAGGGGCCCTGGTCACGCCCGCGTTCACCGACGCCCACGTGCACACCACGTCGACCGGTCTGGCCCTCACCGGCCTCGACCTCTCCGGAGCCCGCACCCTCGGCGAGGCCCTCGCCCTCGTCCGGACGTACGTGGCGGCGCACCCCGCGGGCGGGGTGGTCCTGGGCCACGGCTGGGACGCCACGCGCTGGCCGGAGCAGCGCCCGCCCTCACGCGCCGAGCTCGACGAGGCGGCGGCCGGCCGGGCCGTCTACCTGCCCCGCGTCGACGTGCATTCGGCGGTCGTGACGACCGCGCTGCTCGATCTCGTCCCCGGCGTCACCGCGATGACCGGCTACCGGCCCGACGCGCCGCTGACCGGCGCAGCCCACCACGCGGTGCGCGCGGCCGCCCACGGCGCCGTCTCTCCGCGGCAGCGCGCCGACGCCCAGCGGGCCGCGCTGGCGCGTGCCGCGTCCCTCGGGATCGGCACGGTCCACGAGTGCGGCGGCCCGGACATCTCCGACGAGGAGGACTTCATCTCGCTGCTGAAGCTCGCGGCCGGACAGCCGGGGCCGCGGGTCTTCGGCTACTGGGCCGAGCGGGTCGGCGACGAGAAGGACGCCCAGCGTGTGCGGGAGCTCGGCGCGGTGGGCGCGGCCGGGGACCTCTTCGTCGACGGTTCGCTCGGCTCGCACACCGCCTGCCTGCACGAGCCGTACGCGGACGCGCCGGTCTCCGGCACCGCCCATCTGGACGCCGCGCAGATCGCCGCCCATGTCGCGGCGTGCACCGGGGCCGGGCTGCAGGCGGGCTTCCACGCCATCGGCGACGCGGCGCTCACCGCCGTCGTCGACGGCTTCAGGGCGGCGGCCGAGAAGGTCGGCCTGGGCCGGGTCCGGGCCGCCAGGCACCGCATCGAGCACGCCGAGATGCTGACCCCCGAGACCGTCGCCGCTTTCGCCGAACTCGGCCTCACCGCCTCGGTGCAGCCCGCCTTCGACGCCGCCTGGGGCGGTGAGGAGGGCATGTACGCCCGCAGGCTGGGCGCCGGGCGGGCCAGGACCCTGAACCCCTACGCGGCGCTCCTGCGGGCCGGTGTGCCCCTCGCGTTCGGCTCCGACAGCCCGGTGACCCCGCTGGACCCGTGGGGGACCGTGCGGGCCGCCGCGTTCCACCGGACGCTCGAGCACCGGATCTCCGTACGGGCCGGCTTCACCGCCCACACCAGGGGCGGCTGGCGGGCCGTCGGCCGCGACGACGCGGGCACCCTGGTGCCCGGCGCCCCGGCCGACTACGCGGTCTGGCGCACCGACGAACTGGTGGTCCAGGCCCCGGACGACCGGGTCGCCCGCTGGTCGACCGACCCGAGGTCCGGGACGCCCGGGCTGCCCGATCTCAGCCCGGGCGGCGAACTCCCGGTCTGCCTGCGCACGGTCGTGTTCGGACAAACTGTCTACGTACGGCCGAACGAGTGA
- a CDS encoding polyprenol monophosphomannose synthase, with translation MNDGGQRRYGPLGRALVIIPTYNEAENIKPIVSRVRAAVPEADILVADDNSPDGTGKLADELAAADGQVHVLHRKGKEGLGAAYLAGFRWGMDHDYGVLVEMDADGSHQPEELPRLLTALKGADLVLGSRWVPGGRVVNWPKSREMISRGGSTYSRIMLGLQTRDVTGGYRAFRTETLQGIGLDEVASQGYCFQVDLARRSIEAGYHVVEVPITFVDREVGDSKMSRDILVEALWRVTAWGVTSRTNRVLGRRTP, from the coding sequence GTGAACGACGGCGGTCAGAGGCGATACGGCCCGCTCGGCAGAGCTCTGGTGATCATTCCGACCTACAACGAGGCCGAGAACATCAAGCCGATCGTCAGCCGGGTGCGCGCCGCCGTGCCGGAGGCCGACATCCTGGTCGCCGACGACAACAGCCCCGACGGCACCGGGAAGCTCGCCGACGAACTGGCCGCGGCCGACGGCCAGGTCCACGTGCTCCACCGCAAGGGCAAGGAGGGGCTCGGCGCGGCCTACCTCGCCGGCTTCCGCTGGGGCATGGACCACGACTACGGCGTCCTCGTCGAGATGGACGCGGACGGCTCCCACCAGCCCGAGGAACTGCCCCGGCTGCTCACCGCCCTCAAGGGTGCCGACCTGGTCCTCGGCTCCCGCTGGGTGCCGGGCGGCCGGGTGGTCAACTGGCCCAAGTCCCGCGAGATGATCTCCCGCGGCGGCAGCACGTACTCGCGGATCATGCTCGGGCTGCAGACGCGCGACGTCACCGGCGGCTACCGGGCCTTCCGCACCGAGACCCTGCAGGGCATCGGCCTCGACGAGGTCGCCTCGCAGGGCTACTGCTTCCAGGTCGACCTGGCCCGCCGCTCGATCGAGGCCGGCTACCACGTCGTCGAGGTCCCGATCACCTTCGTGGACCGGGAGGTCGGCGACTCCAAGATGAGCCGCGACATCCTCGTCGAGGCGCTGTGGCGCGTGACCGCGTGGGGCGTCACCAGCCGTACGAACCGGGTGCTCGGCCGCCGCACGCCCTGA
- a CDS encoding FxsA family protein, translating into MTTGTPPPTARRRSRARTFVPLAIAAWAVLEIWLLIVVADAAGAFTVLLLLAAGVVLGAVVMKRAGRRAFRNLTETLQQMPGQPGAAGSSPAPSSTRGNGFLMLGGLLIMIPGMISDVAGLLLLVPPVRSALSRYTERSLERRMTAAAPGGLSDAFQQARMHRPDGKVVQGEVIREEPPNPTDPPRPPLTK; encoded by the coding sequence ATGACGACCGGCACACCGCCCCCGACCGCCCGCAGGCGCTCGCGCGCCCGGACCTTCGTACCTCTCGCCATCGCCGCCTGGGCGGTGCTCGAGATCTGGCTGCTCATCGTGGTGGCGGACGCGGCAGGCGCCTTCACCGTGCTGCTGCTCCTGGCCGCGGGGGTCGTCCTCGGGGCCGTGGTGATGAAGCGGGCCGGCCGCCGCGCCTTCCGCAATCTCACCGAGACGCTCCAGCAGATGCCGGGGCAGCCCGGAGCGGCCGGCTCTTCGCCCGCCCCTTCGAGCACCCGGGGCAACGGCTTCCTGATGCTCGGCGGGCTGCTCATCATGATTCCGGGGATGATCTCGGACGTGGCGGGACTGCTGCTCCTGGTGCCGCCGGTCCGGTCGGCCCTCAGCAGGTACACGGAGCGCTCGCTGGAACGCCGGATGACCGCAGCGGCCCCCGGCGGCCTCTCGGACGCCTTCCAGCAGGCCCGCATGCACCGCCCGGACGGAAAGGTCGTCCAGGGCGAGGTGATCCGCGAGGAGCCCCCCAACCCGACGGACCCCCCGCGCCCGCCGCTGACGAAGTAA
- a CDS encoding RNA polymerase-binding protein RbpA yields MSERALRGTRLVVTSYETDRGIDLAPRQAVEYACQNGHRFEMPFSVEAEIPPEWECKACGAQALLVDGDGPEEKKGKPARTHWDMLMERRTREELEEVLAERLAVLRSGAMNIAVHPRDSRKSA; encoded by the coding sequence ATGAGTGAGCGAGCTCTCCGCGGCACGCGACTCGTGGTTACCAGCTACGAGACGGACCGCGGCATCGATCTGGCCCCGCGCCAGGCGGTGGAGTACGCATGCCAGAACGGACATCGATTTGAGATGCCGTTCTCGGTAGAGGCGGAAATTCCGCCGGAGTGGGAGTGCAAGGCGTGTGGCGCCCAGGCACTCCTGGTGGACGGGGATGGCCCCGAGGAGAAGAAGGGCAAGCCTGCGCGCACGCACTGGGACATGCTCATGGAGCGGCGCACACGCGAGGAGCTGGAGGAGGTGCTGGCCGAGAGGCTGGCGGTTCTGCGCTCCGGCGCCATGAACATTGCCGTGCATCCGCGGGACAGCAGGAAGTCTGCCTGA